Within the Funiculus sociatus GB2-C1 genome, the region CCCAGAAATAGCGGTGTATAGCCCGCCCCAGCCTGTAGATAACCGCCAATTGCCGGCCCCATTGCCATCCCAATTGGTGTCACCAAGCTCATGTAACCAATGATTTCACCCCGCTTGGACACCGGAGCCAAATCCACCACCAAGGCGCTGTAACCAGTCGTGAAAGCCGCAATGCTGATACCGTGGAACGCCCGCAGCACCATCAATAGGGGAATCGAATTTACAACCAGATAACCTAAAGGCGCGATCGCAGCTACTACCGCGCCAATCAGCACCACCAGTTTTCGACTGCGCCGATCTGCCAAACGCCCCAGCCACGAACGACACAGAATCAGCCCGATGGCAAACGATCCCATGACAACACCAATCTGCTGCGTTGTTCCGCCCAGAAACTCCACATACAGAGGCAGAGTGGGCAGCAAAGAAGCCATACTAGACCAAAATAATAGCCCAGCTGTAAATAAAATCAGCAGATTGCGGCGACTTGGTGGCTCCAACGTCCAAAAAACTTTCAAAGCGTAATTCCTTCTTAATCTTTAGCCATCTATCTTGTTACTATTGTTAACCTTTTCTCCGACTACTTCCCTCACCCGATAGATTGGTCGTCCTTGCGATTCGTGATAAGTTCTCATTAACAGTTCTGCCAACAGTCCAAAGCTAAATAGCTGTACGCCAGTCACCAGAAGTACGACAGCTAAAATTAGTAACGGGCGATCGCCGATGCTTTGACCCAAAGCCAGCTTTAAGAAAGTTAAATAACAACCCAGCAGTATTCCCAAGGCGATCGCTACCATCCCAAACAGCCCAAATACGTGCATGGGACGGGTGAGAAACTTTTTCATAAAGTAGACAGTTAGCAAGTCCATCACGACGCGAAAAGTCCGCCAAATCCCATACTTACTGCGCCCAAACTTACGGGCGTGGTGACGTACCTGCATCTCAGCAATTCTCGCCCCCTCAATGAAAGCCAAAGCGGGCAAAAATCGGTGCAACTCGCCGTAGAGGTTCATATCTGCTACCAGTTCGCTGCGATAGGCTTTCAGGGAACAACCGTAGTCGTGTAACTCCACACCCGTAACTCTACCAATCAGCCAGTTAGCAATTTTGGAAGGAAGTAGGCGACTCAGTGCAGCATCCTGTCGATTCTTTCGCCAACCACTTACCAAGTCATAGCCTTCTTCTAACTTTGCCAATAGCCGGGGAATATCAGCCGGGTCATTCTGCAAGTCACCATCCATTGTGATAATTACTTTGCCTCGCGCATAGTTAAACCCCGCTGACATTGCCGGAGTTTGACCGTAGTTGCGACGCAGCAGCACTGCTCTTAAGTCGGTGCGGGTTTGTGCCAGAGATTTAAGTAATTCTGCGGAGCCATCTCTGGAACCGTCATCCACACAAACAATTTCGTAGCTGAAAGCCATTTCCTTCAACGAGGTAGCGATCGCTTCAATCAGATGAGGCAAACTCTCCACCTCGTTATACACCGGAACCACCACCGATAATTCTGGATTAATCAGGCTTGAGATGTCCTGTCTTTGAGCGTTCTGTGAAATTGACGAAGTGTTCATCTTGATACCTTGAGTGCCAAAGCCTTATAAATACTGCGTTTCACCCAGAATTACTCACCGCAAATATGTTTTCAGGAGAAACCAAATTTGCTATGTAAGCTTGATTCCTTGACGTTTACTTATATTGCCAGATCCTGCCGGAGTCAGCAGTCTGCAAAAGCTCAGCCTGCTAGAAGCCACTAGCCACAAAATTTAGATTACTCACAGTTTGTCCTACACTCAGCATTTCTACTTAGTTTAATCATTTGCTTTACACAAAATTTATATATATTCTCTTAACTACCCCAATTGTAAAGATTGAATAAAGATTTATCTCATTGATAGCAGTATTTCCTTGGACTTGTTTAGGATGTACCACAATAATAAATTCAGTAATTTTACGGTTTGAGCATAATTCTCAAACTTTTTCTGTATTTAGAGTATTTTTTATACGTGGAAGTACGGAGTATGTGACTGCAACGGCAGAGAGCTGGTTCACACTCACAAGCAAAACATATACTAGAACAGATGGTATTAATATGTATGAGAATAACCAGCAAGTTCTACCGCCTAT harbors:
- a CDS encoding glycosyltransferase family 2 protein translates to MNTSSISQNAQRQDISSLINPELSVVVPVYNEVESLPHLIEAIATSLKEMAFSYEIVCVDDGSRDGSAELLKSLAQTRTDLRAVLLRRNYGQTPAMSAGFNYARGKVIITMDGDLQNDPADIPRLLAKLEEGYDLVSGWRKNRQDAALSRLLPSKIANWLIGRVTGVELHDYGCSLKAYRSELVADMNLYGELHRFLPALAFIEGARIAEMQVRHHARKFGRSKYGIWRTFRVVMDLLTVYFMKKFLTRPMHVFGLFGMVAIALGILLGCYLTFLKLALGQSIGDRPLLILAVVLLVTGVQLFSFGLLAELLMRTYHESQGRPIYRVREVVGEKVNNSNKIDG